The following proteins are co-located in the Candidatus Methanogranum gryphiswaldense genome:
- a CDS encoding Ni/Fe hydrogenase subunit alpha, with product MAGPIIWDDKHKVTTNRVEIDPITRLEGHGKIEIFLDDKGDVKNAYWQVPEVRGFERFCIGRRVTELNQITARLCGVCPGAHHLASTKAIDGCYNAKPTEAAFHIRDTFYHAHFVHSHIAHFYALAAPDFVCGPAAPAAERNVLGVVARVGLELGGAVLKARAEAQKIQAIIGGKATHPVMGVPGGVSKAISKEEQKEIQGYADNLVAFGETSMKVLEDVVLKNKEYVDIIANKDLFYNETYHMGLVNSKNQLEFHDGLVRVVDNDRKEHDKYDPKNYLDHIGEAVEPWSYEKFPYLRKPGYKGLVDGMDSGMYRASPLSRLNVCESISTPKAQAELVKYRDFFKSVGVPGSVQFTLATHWARVIELLYSAEKLHEDAYSDKLIDANIKQYDLVPGGRGVGCVEAPRGTLTHDYTCDEDGIVTACNLVVGTTNNNGPINMDVAKVAKGLIHNFEVSPGLLNMVEMAFRAYDPCNSCATHSLPGQMPLEAVIRYNDGDVFETLKQN from the coding sequence CGTCTCGAGGGACATGGAAAGATAGAGATCTTCCTCGACGACAAGGGAGACGTTAAGAACGCATATTGGCAGGTTCCCGAGGTCAGAGGATTCGAGAGATTCTGTATCGGAAGAAGGGTAACAGAGCTTAACCAGATAACGGCTAGGCTTTGTGGTGTCTGCCCCGGCGCACACCACCTTGCTTCCACCAAGGCCATCGACGGATGTTATAATGCCAAGCCTACCGAGGCAGCATTCCACATCAGAGATACGTTCTACCATGCACACTTCGTGCACAGCCACATTGCGCATTTCTACGCATTGGCTGCACCCGATTTCGTGTGCGGACCTGCTGCACCCGCAGCAGAGAGGAACGTTCTCGGCGTAGTTGCACGTGTCGGGCTCGAGCTTGGAGGAGCAGTCCTCAAAGCACGTGCCGAGGCTCAGAAGATCCAGGCGATCATCGGCGGAAAGGCAACACATCCAGTAATGGGTGTTCCTGGCGGAGTATCCAAGGCTATCTCGAAAGAGGAGCAGAAGGAGATCCAGGGATACGCAGATAACCTGGTGGCATTCGGAGAGACCTCTATGAAGGTCCTCGAGGATGTGGTCCTCAAGAACAAGGAATATGTCGACATAATAGCCAACAAGGACCTGTTCTACAATGAGACATACCACATGGGACTTGTGAACAGCAAGAACCAGCTCGAGTTCCATGACGGACTTGTGAGAGTAGTTGACAACGACAGAAAGGAACATGACAAGTATGACCCGAAGAACTACCTCGACCATATCGGAGAGGCAGTCGAACCATGGTCCTATGAGAAGTTCCCCTATTTGAGAAAACCCGGATACAAGGGACTCGTCGACGGAATGGACAGCGGTATGTACCGTGCGTCACCTCTGTCCAGGCTCAATGTGTGCGAGAGTATATCCACACCTAAGGCACAGGCAGAACTCGTAAAGTACAGAGACTTCTTCAAGAGCGTAGGCGTACCAGGATCTGTCCAGTTCACACTGGCCACACACTGGGCAAGAGTCATAGAGCTGTTGTACTCGGCAGAGAAATTGCACGAGGATGCATACAGCGATAAGCTCATTGATGCTAACATCAAGCAGTACGATCTTGTTCCTGGAGGACGCGGTGTAGGTTGTGTAGAGGCTCCCAGAGGAACCCTTACACACGACTACACATGTGATGAAGATGGAATCGTCACCGCTTGTAACCTGGTTGTTGGAACTACCAACAACAATGGCCCCATCAATATGGATGTTGCCAAGGTTGCAAAAGGCCTGATCCACAACTTCGAGGTCTCCCCCGGTCTCCTTAACATGGTCGAGATGGCATTCCGTGCATATGACCCATGCAACTCCTGTGCAACACACAGCTTGCCTGGTCAGATGCCCCTTGAGGCAGTCATCAGATACAATGATGGTGACGTCTTCGAGACACTCAAACAGAACTGA
- a CDS encoding metallophosphoesterase → MDLQPVPGIPALRADEYLIITDLHIGLESHLRKKGFHIVSRTDDMFDSIMEATNNKCSRIVIIGDIKDSVPGSTKQEYKEIPLFFERLLEQFDSIDVVRGNHDTNLEEFLPGRVNIRPASGLKIMDVGFIHGHTWPSKDVMSADTLVMGHTHPSVMFRDGVGKQTSEPCWVRGKFKQDVHSDRFDNVPKEFIIVPAFNRMLGGSPVNIINEPLLGPILNSEIVDLDSASIHLLDGINLGKRSDLMIKGKDTSKWKNCPKTD, encoded by the coding sequence ATGGACCTTCAACCGGTCCCAGGTATACCTGCTCTTCGTGCAGATGAGTATCTTATCATTACCGACTTGCATATTGGTTTGGAATCGCATCTCAGAAAGAAAGGATTCCATATCGTATCTCGCACAGACGATATGTTTGACAGTATAATGGAGGCCACGAATAACAAATGTTCCAGGATCGTTATTATTGGTGACATTAAAGACTCCGTTCCCGGTTCTACAAAACAAGAATACAAAGAAATACCATTATTCTTTGAAAGACTGCTGGAACAATTTGATTCCATTGATGTGGTCAGAGGTAACCATGACACGAACCTCGAAGAATTCTTACCAGGCCGTGTCAATATCCGACCTGCATCTGGACTGAAAATAATGGACGTTGGATTTATTCATGGACATACGTGGCCATCCAAAGATGTCATGTCCGCAGATACACTTGTGATGGGACATACTCACCCCTCGGTCATGTTCAGAGACGGTGTCGGAAAACAAACATCTGAACCTTGCTGGGTCAGAGGAAAATTCAAACAAGATGTGCACAGTGATAGATTCGATAACGTTCCTAAGGAATTCATTATTGTACCTGCATTCAATCGCATGCTAGGCGGTTCACCGGTAAATATAATCAATGAACCATTACTCGGACCGATACTTAATAGCGAGATTGTTGATCTTGACAGTGCCAGCATTCATCTTTTAGATGGGATCAATCTTGGAAAACGTTCTGACCTCATGATCAAAGGTAAAGATACTTCAAAATGGAAGAATTGCCCAAAAACAGACTAA
- a CDS encoding NAD(P)H-hydrate dehydratase gives MISSLDSKVMDANSEALGITRASLMTHAGQAIADIIRTRYSNKRIAFACGKGNNGGDGYTAANILSHADVTILIISPTSIINSREAFEQYSKLKCPKLDFFSARLEDYDVIVDCALGTGLTGELKEPYVSYVNAMNGFKGDIISIDVPSGLGTDHAIKPKLTLALHDIKDGMTPENSGEIIVRDIGVPTEAIKNVGPGDMLRYPIPAKDSHKGCGGTLLVIGGGPYFGAPAMAAMAAMRVGTDIVKVATPSCSYPTIASFSPVLILTELKGNILAPGHVKKLLELSESCDAVLIGPGLGTDDLTIEAVNDFVNSCKAPMVIDADGLNALGKNFHSNGTPIVLTPHTGEFLRLGGTIGSDPAKYVCLKAKETNTTVLLKGSTDIISNGEKIRFNNTGNPGMTSAGTGDVLAGIIAGLLAKKMSAFDAACLGAYISGRAGDCAFKKKSYGLIATDIIEKIPTVLAKELR, from the coding sequence ATGATATCTTCATTGGACTCCAAAGTAATGGATGCCAATTCCGAAGCATTGGGAATTACCAGAGCATCATTGATGACTCACGCAGGACAAGCAATTGCAGACATTATCAGAACCAGGTATTCGAATAAAAGAATAGCTTTTGCATGCGGAAAAGGAAATAACGGCGGTGACGGATACACCGCGGCCAATATTCTTTCACATGCTGACGTTACGATTCTAATAATCTCTCCAACTTCTATAATAAACAGCAGAGAAGCGTTCGAACAATATTCCAAATTGAAATGCCCTAAATTGGATTTTTTTTCAGCCAGATTAGAAGACTATGATGTCATTGTAGATTGCGCATTGGGCACCGGACTTACAGGTGAATTGAAAGAACCGTACGTATCATATGTTAATGCCATGAATGGTTTCAAAGGAGACATAATCTCCATAGATGTACCATCTGGACTTGGTACAGATCATGCAATTAAACCCAAATTAACCTTAGCGCTACATGACATAAAAGATGGGATGACGCCCGAAAATTCCGGAGAGATCATCGTAAGAGACATCGGAGTTCCCACAGAAGCAATAAAAAATGTCGGTCCTGGAGATATGCTCAGATATCCTATACCTGCCAAAGACAGTCATAAAGGATGCGGTGGAACCTTGCTCGTGATAGGCGGTGGTCCTTATTTTGGTGCACCGGCAATGGCGGCAATGGCGGCAATGCGCGTTGGTACAGACATAGTAAAGGTCGCAACACCTTCTTGCAGTTATCCTACAATAGCTTCATTCTCTCCCGTTCTCATCTTAACTGAACTCAAAGGTAACATACTGGCACCAGGACATGTAAAAAAATTACTGGAACTCAGTGAATCCTGCGATGCAGTACTTATCGGTCCAGGCTTAGGCACGGATGATCTCACTATAGAAGCTGTTAATGATTTCGTAAATTCCTGTAAGGCCCCCATGGTCATAGACGCTGACGGATTGAACGCATTGGGCAAGAACTTTCACAGCAATGGAACCCCCATAGTACTGACCCCTCACACTGGAGAGTTCCTTAGACTTGGCGGAACCATCGGAAGTGATCCTGCAAAATATGTGTGCCTAAAAGCAAAAGAAACTAACACAACCGTACTGCTAAAAGGATCCACCGATATCATCTCGAATGGTGAAAAGATAAGATTTAACAACACTGGAAATCCTGGAATGACCAGTGCGGGTACAGGAGATGTACTTGCCGGAATAATAGCAGGTCTCTTAGCGAAAAAAATGTCAGCCTTTGATGCTGCTTGTCTTGGTGCATACATCTCTGGAAGGGCCGGAGACTGTGCTTTCAAGAAAAAATCCTATGGCCTTATCGCCACAGATATTATTGAAAAAATCCCCACCGTCCTTGCAAAGGAACTCAGGTGA
- a CDS encoding signal recognition particle subunit SRP19/SEC65 family protein — protein MTYDEDTAITLWPEYFDIDRTRSEGRKLPKNLCVKNPQLDLIAKGALILDLEYKVLENKAYPSNWTAKCGCVRVERGKLSKTELIPKIGEVLVKNQK, from the coding sequence ATGACATACGATGAGGACACGGCAATCACACTTTGGCCGGAATATTTCGATATTGATCGTACCCGCTCCGAAGGAAGAAAACTTCCAAAGAATCTTTGTGTAAAAAATCCACAACTAGATTTGATTGCCAAAGGGGCATTGATACTTGATCTGGAATACAAAGTCCTTGAAAATAAAGCATATCCTTCAAACTGGACAGCAAAATGTGGATGTGTTCGTGTAGAACGTGGAAAATTATCTAAGACAGAGCTCATTCCTAAAATTGGAGAGGTCTTGGTTAAGAATCAAAAATAA
- a CDS encoding 30S ribosomal protein S8e produces the protein MALHQGRSNRKPTGGRLVASRGKRKFEISREKQYTKMGKQSLKQYRGMGGNSKVGMLLAEYANVLDKKTNKVQKTKILNVKGNPADPNYVQRNILNKGALITTDLGNAIVTSRPGQCGAVNAILIEN, from the coding sequence ATGGCACTACACCAGGGAAGGTCCAACAGAAAGCCCACTGGAGGCAGACTTGTCGCCAGCAGAGGGAAGAGAAAATTCGAGATTAGCAGAGAGAAGCAGTACACAAAGATGGGAAAACAGTCCCTCAAACAGTACCGCGGAATGGGTGGCAACTCGAAGGTTGGAATGCTCCTTGCAGAATACGCAAATGTCCTTGATAAGAAGACCAACAAGGTCCAGAAGACAAAGATACTCAATGTCAAAGGAAATCCTGCCGACCCTAACTACGTTCAGCGTAACATCCTCAACAAGGGTGCTCTCATCACAACAGACCTCGGAAATGCAATCGTGACATCCAGGCCTGGACAGTGTGGTGCAGTTAACGCCATTCTAATCGAGAACTGA
- a CDS encoding metallophosphoesterase yields MKFLVLTDLHQKKSCIDWINRVISDNQPDFTLFLGDVTNMGTGEDAREILKMIHSDIYVIPGNCDPLDFPVKIASVAHNMHGKSAKIGEYNLIGLGGSNITIFGTPFELEEEDIYNALKPISKKGMILMTHAPSYGIYDHIPNGMSVGSPAIRKIVEEFKPMIALSGHIHEDRGAQTIDGTLFCNPGAAKEGYCAIITISGNKTDVKLIGPLD; encoded by the coding sequence ATGAAATTCCTCGTCCTAACTGATTTACACCAAAAGAAATCATGCATAGACTGGATCAATAGAGTAATTTCTGATAACCAGCCCGATTTCACGCTATTCCTTGGAGATGTTACAAACATGGGAACTGGCGAAGATGCCAGAGAAATCCTCAAGATGATCCACTCAGACATCTATGTCATACCTGGAAATTGTGATCCGCTGGATTTTCCTGTTAAAATCGCCTCTGTAGCTCACAATATGCACGGAAAGAGCGCGAAGATCGGTGAATACAACTTGATAGGTTTGGGTGGCTCCAATATAACGATCTTCGGAACGCCCTTTGAACTTGAAGAAGAGGATATCTACAATGCACTTAAGCCCATATCGAAAAAGGGAATGATCCTAATGACGCATGCCCCTTCGTATGGCATTTATGATCATATTCCAAACGGTATGAGCGTGGGAAGTCCCGCGATCAGAAAGATCGTTGAAGAATTCAAACCGATGATCGCTCTGTCTGGACATATACACGAAGACCGCGGAGCACAGACAATTGACGGAACACTGTTCTGTAATCCAGGAGCCGCCAAGGAAGGCTACTGTGCAATCATCACGATCTCTGGAAACAAGACAGACGTTAAACTTATAGGCCCTTTAGATTGA